A region from the Vicia villosa cultivar HV-30 ecotype Madison, WI linkage group LG3, Vvil1.0, whole genome shotgun sequence genome encodes:
- the LOC131661056 gene encoding patellin-3-like has product MAEEVPKKTTVETVPLADEPEPKLNPEPEEKPNTEENATETEASKPDGDEKIPESGSFKEETTIVGELPEAEKKALQELKQLIQEALNKHEFSSDSSPSPPDEQKPEATPERESQPDAEQNNKKEEQNKEHVSESETESVVAVSTAVVDVAPPPPTTATETEKPNEGEKKEETEVAASSIEDDGAKTVEAIEESVVAVSSSSIPEEPKVVEASSPEEVSIWGIPLLLDERTDVILLKFLRARDFKVKESFTMIKNTIRWRKEFKLEELLLDENLNDEYLERTVYMQGHDKEGHPVCYNIYGEFDNKEVYKKTFSDEEKRQNFLKWRIQFLEKSIRKLDFNPGGISTIVQVNDLKNSPGPTKWELRQATKQALQLLQDNYPEFVAKQVFINVPWWYLAVNRMISPFLTQRTKSKFVFAGPSKSAETLLRYIAPEQLPVKYGGLSKDGEFGITDAVTEITVRPAAKHTVEFPVTENCLISWEVRVIGWDISYSAEFVPSSEGSYTVIIQKSRKVGASEEPVICNNYKIDEPGKVVLTIDNSSSKKKKLLYRLKTKTSNSD; this is encoded by the exons ATGGCCGAAGAAGTTCCAAAGAAAACAACAGTAGAAACAGTGCCTCTTGCTGATGAGCCCGAGCCCAAGCTGAATCCAGAGCCCGAGGAAAAGCCCAACACTGAAGAGAATGCTACTGAGACGGAAGCATCAAAGCCTGATGGCGACGAGAAAATACCCGAGTCTGGCTCGTTCAAGGAAGAGACTACCATAGTTGGCGAGCTACCTGAAGCTGAGAAAAAAGCACTTCAAGAACTGAAACAGCTTATTCAAGAAGCACTTAACAAACATGAATTCTCTTCAGATTCATCTCCTAGTCCACCGGATGAACAAAAGCCGGAAGCCACACCAGAAAGAGAATCACAACCAGATgctgaacaaaacaacaagaaAGAAGAGCAGAACAAAGAACACGTATCAGAATCAGAAACCGAATCTGTTGTTGCTGTTTCAACTGCTGTTGTTGACGTGGCACCACCACCACCAACAACAGCAACTGAAACTGAGAAACCTAACGaaggagaaaagaaagaagaaaccgAGGTGGCTGCTTCTTCTATAGAAGATGACGGAGCAAAAACGGTTGAAGCGATTGAAGAAAGCGTTGTAGCGGTCTCTTCATCGTCGATTCCCGAAGAACCAAAAGTGGTGGAAGCTTCTTCACCGGAAGAGGTTTCAATCTGGGGGATCCCACTTCTCTTAGACGAAAGAACCGACGTGATTCTGTTAAAGTTTCTCCGAGCAAGAGACTTCAAAGTGAAAGAATCCTTCACAATGATCAAGAACACAATCCGTTGGAGAAAAGAGTTCAAACTTGAAGAACTATTACTTGATGAAAACCTAAACGATGAATATCTAGAAAGAACCGTTTACATGCAAGGACACGACAAAGAAGGCCACCCTGTTTGTTACAACATTTACGGAGAGTTTGATAACAAAGAAGTTTACAAGAAAACATTCTCCGATGAAGAGAAGAGACAAAATTTTCTGAAATGGAGAATTCAGTTTCTGGAGAAAAGTATCAGAAAGCTGGATTTTAACCCTGGTGGCATTTCCACCATTGTTCAGGTGAATGATCTAAAGAATTCTCCTGGACCTACCAAATGGGAGCTTAGACAAGCTACCAAACAGGCCCTTCAATTGCTTCAAGATAATTACCCTGAGTTTGTAGCCAAACAG GTGTTTATCAATGTGCCATGGTGGTATTTGGCTGTGAACAGAATGATAAGTCCTTTTCTTACACAAAGAACAAAAAGCAAGTTCGTTTTTGCTGGACCTTCTAAATCAGCTGAAACACTTCTAAG ATACATAGCCCCTGAGCAACTTCCGGTTAAATACGGTGGACTAAGCAAAGACGGTGAATTCGGAATCACCGATGCTGTTACAGAAATTACAGTGAGGCCTGCGGCAAAACATACTGTGGAATTTCCGGTTACTGAG AATTGTTTAATCTCTTGGGAGGTAAGAGTAATTGGATGGGACATAAGCTATAGTGCAGAGTTTGTACCAAGTTCAGAAGGAAGCTATACTGTGATAATCCAGAAGAGTAGAAAAGTTGGTGCATCAGAAGAACCTGTGATTTGCAACAACTACAAAATTGATGAACCTGGGAAAGTTGTTTTGACCATTGACAATTCAAGCTCTAAGAAGAAGAAGCTCTTGTATCGTTTGAAGACAAAAACTTCAAATTCTGATTAG